Below is a genomic region from Chromatiaceae bacterium.
GCCTACGCAGTACCTCCATGAACAGCAGATCCTCCCTGCCGAACTGGTAGGTGCCTCCTAGCATCGCATCGTAGACCTGTTTGACTCCCTCTTCGAGGGGTTCGATAAACGCCGGGAACCGCTGGAGGTCTTCCATTTCGTACAACAGGCAATCTTTCAGGTCGG
It encodes:
- a CDS encoding general secretion pathway protein GspF; protein product: MSLRRARTPDEYAEWVKQAMFEVTDLKDCLLYEMEDLQRFPAFIEPLEEGVKQVYDAMLGGTYQFGREDLLFMEVLRRHEDQIPFHTLLKQINETHRKGLDVPDED